The following proteins are encoded in a genomic region of Heliangelus exortis chromosome 7, bHelExo1.hap1, whole genome shotgun sequence:
- the LIPA gene encoding lysosomal acid lipase/cholesteryl ester hydrolase — MRDLVVAAFLLQSIVASGAFASGRRNVDPEANMNISQIITFRGYPSEEYEVTTEDGYILSINRIPYGSKGCEGSKGPRPAVFLQHGLLADASNWITNLDYNSLGFMLADAGYDVWLGNSRGNTWSRKHTHFTVKQEEFWVFSFDEMAKYDIPATVDFILKTTGQEQIFYIGHSQGTTMAFIAFSTLPQLAKKIKMFFALAPVATVKFATSPLAKLGVFPDLLLKDILGKKQFLPQNSLLKWLATHVCTHRILDDLCGNIFFLLCGFNERNLNMTRVDVYSAHCPAGTSVQNMIHWSQSVKTGELKAYDWGSKAANMAHYNQSAPPFYKVKEMTVPTAVWTGGQDWLADPKDVAMLLTQIKNLVYHKSIPEWEHVDFIWGLDAPYRMYNEIINMIRKYL, encoded by the exons ATGCGGGACCTGGTTGTCGCCgctttcctgctgcagagcatcGTCGCTTCGGGCGCGTTCGCCAGTGGGAGGAGAAATGTGGATCCCGAAGCCAACATGAACATC agtCAAATTATTACCTTCAGGGGATACCCTAGCGAGGAATATGAAGTGACAACAGAAGATGGATATATCCTTTCTATTAACAGAATTCCTTATGGAAGCAAAGGCTGTGAGGGAAGCAAAG gtCCAAGGcctgctgtgtttctgcagcatGGTTTGCTTGCAGATGCCAGCAACTGGATCACAAACTTGGATTACAACAGCCTCGGCTTTATGCTGGCAGATGCTGGATATGATGTGTGGTTGGGAAACAGCAGAGGGAACACCTGGTCCAGGAAACATACACACTTCACAGTGAAGCAAGAAGAATTCTGGGTTTTCAG CTTTGATGAAATGGCTAAATATGACATTCCAGCCACAGTAGACTTCATTTTGAAGACGACTGGCCaggaacaaatattttatatcgGCCATTCACAGGGCACCACAATGG CTTTCATTGCTTTTTCAACTTTGCCACAGCTGGCtaagaaaatcaaaatgttttttgcCCTGGCACCAGTAGCTACAGTCAAGTTTGCCACTAGCCCTCTGGCAAAATTGGGAGTGTTTCCTGACCTGCTACTCAAG GACATACTTGGAAAGAAACAATTCCTCCCTCAGAATTCTTTGCTGAAGTGGCTTGCTACCCATGTTTGCACCCACAGAATACTTGATGACCTTTGTGGCAACATattctttcttctgtgtggTTTTAATGAGAGAAATTTGAACATG ACCCGAGTGGATGTGTATTCAGCTCACTGCCCTGCAGGGACATCTGTACAAAACATGATCCACTGGAGCCAG TCTGTGAAGACTGGAGAACTCAAAGCATATGACTGGGGAAGCAAGGCTGCAAATATGGCTCACTATAACCAG TCAGCTCCCCCTTTCTACAAAGTAAAAGAGATGACTGTACCAACCGCGGTGTGGACTGGTGGACAGGACTGGCTGGCAGACCCTAAGGATGTTGCTATGCTGCTCACTCAGATCAAAAACTTGGTTTACCACAAAAGCATTCCAGAGTGGGAACATGTGGATTTCATCTGGGGCCTTGATGCACCTTACCGCATgtataatgaaataattaacaTGATAAGGAAGTATCTCTAA
- the SLC16A12 gene encoding monocarboxylate transporter 12 isoform X3 produces the protein MLCAPLGSLISNHVSCQVGIMLGGLLASAGLILSSFATSLEHLYLTLGVLTGLGFALCYSPAIAMVGKYFNKRKALAYGIAMSGSGIGTFILAPVVQLLIEQFSWRGALLILGGFVLNLCVCGALMRPIALKEDHKTAPEVLEQDYIPEAQERDLKRVSLCSPLIKAWSHKSLCYCSWKEYDFLLMPGFMVLAVSVLFMAYGCSPLFVYLVPYALSVGVSHHQAAFLMSILGVIDIIGNVTFGWLTDTRCLKKHRHFCYLFAVGMDGLCCLFLPVLQNFPSLVPFSFMFGYFDGAYVTLIPVVTADVVGTSSLSSALGVVYFLHAVPYLVSPPVAGWLVDTTGSYTASFLLCGFSMIFSSTLLCFARLAKKIKRMHLRSLTTDTGMKQHIWTNGAIAYSVAAELDQKDIEFLAVDANSYSSR, from the exons ATGCTTTGTG CCCCACTTGGGAGTTTAATCAGTAATCATGTATCCTGCCAAGTTGGTATCATGCTCGGAGGGCTGCTTGCATCTGCTGGACTAATTTTGAGTTCATTCGCCACCAGCCTGGAACATCTCTACTTAACATTAGGAGTTCTTACAG GACTTGGGTTTGCACTCTGTTATTCTCCAGCCATTGCGATGGTGGGCAAGTAtttcaacaaaagaaaagcGCTGGCATACGGAATAGCAATGTCAGGAAGTGGAATCGGTACCTTCATTCTGGCCCCTGTGGTCCAGCTTTTAATTGAGCAGTTTTCCTGGCGTGGAGCTTTACTCATCCTgggaggttttgttttaaaccttTGTGTCTGTGGTGCCTTGATGCGGCCTATTGCTCTTAAGGAGGACCATAAAACTGCTCCTGAGGTTCTTGAACAGGATTACATCCCCGAAGCACAGGAACGAGACTTAAAGCGAGTGTCCCTCTGTTCACCTTTAATCAAGGCATGGTCTCACAAAAGTCTGTGCTACTGTTCATGGAAGGAGTATGACTTTTTACTGATGCCAGGCTTCATGGTGCTGGCAGTGTCAGTTTTATTTATGGCATATGGCTGTAGCCCTCTTTTTGTCTACCTAGTGCCTTACGCTTTGAGCGTTGGAGTGAGTCATCACCAGGCTGCCTTCCTCATGTCCATTCTTGGTGTGATAGACATCATTGGTAATGTCACCTTTGGATGGCTAACAGACACAAG GTGTCTGAAGAAGCATCGGCACTTTTGCTACCTTTTTGCTGTGGGAATGGATGGCCTCTGTTGTCTTTTCCTGCCAGTTCTCCAAAACTTCCCCTCTCTTGTGCCTTTCTCATTTATGTTTGGCTACTTTGATGGAGCATATGTAACACTGATCCCTGTTGTGACAGCAGACGTAGTGGGAACTTCTTCCTTATCATCAGCGCTGGGTGTTGTGTATTTTTTGCATGCCGTACCATATCTAGTGAGCCCACCAGTTGCAG gtTGGCTTGTGGACACAACTGGCAGCTATACTGCATCATTCCTCCTGTGTGGATTTTCTATGATATTTAGTTCAACATTATTGTGCTTTGCAAGACTagcaaagaaaatcaaaagaatGCATTTGAGGTCACTTACCACTGATACGGGCATGAAACAGCACATCTGGACAAACGGAGCAATAGCTTATTCTGTCGCAGCAGAATTAGACCAAAAGGACATAGAATTTTTGGCTGTGGATGCAAACAGCTACAGCAGCAGATAA
- the SLC16A12 gene encoding monocarboxylate transporter 12 isoform X1, which yields MAQPGSPPDGGWGWMIVAGCFLVTICTRAVTRCISIFFVEFQAYFGQDYARTAWIHSIVDCATMLCAPLGSLISNHVSCQVGIMLGGLLASAGLILSSFATSLEHLYLTLGVLTGLGFALCYSPAIAMVGKYFNKRKALAYGIAMSGSGIGTFILAPVVQLLIEQFSWRGALLILGGFVLNLCVCGALMRPIALKEDHKTAPEVLEQDYIPEAQERDLKRVSLCSPLIKAWSHKSLCYCSWKEYDFLLMPGFMVLAVSVLFMAYGCSPLFVYLVPYALSVGVSHHQAAFLMSILGVIDIIGNVTFGWLTDTRCLKKHRHFCYLFAVGMDGLCCLFLPVLQNFPSLVPFSFMFGYFDGAYVTLIPVVTADVVGTSSLSSALGVVYFLHAVPYLVSPPVAGWLVDTTGSYTASFLLCGFSMIFSSTLLCFARLAKKIKRMHLRSLTTDTGMKQHIWTNGAIAYSVAAELDQKDIEFLAVDANSYSSR from the exons ATggcccagcctggcagccctCCCGatgggggatggggatggatgaTCGTTGCTGGCTGCTTCCTTGTCACTATCTGTACTAGGGCTGTGACGAG gtgcatctccattttttttgtgGAGTTCCAGGCATACTTTGGGCAGGATTATGCCAGAACAGCTTGGATCCACTCCATTGTTGACTGTGCAACTATGCTTTGTG CCCCACTTGGGAGTTTAATCAGTAATCATGTATCCTGCCAAGTTGGTATCATGCTCGGAGGGCTGCTTGCATCTGCTGGACTAATTTTGAGTTCATTCGCCACCAGCCTGGAACATCTCTACTTAACATTAGGAGTTCTTACAG GACTTGGGTTTGCACTCTGTTATTCTCCAGCCATTGCGATGGTGGGCAAGTAtttcaacaaaagaaaagcGCTGGCATACGGAATAGCAATGTCAGGAAGTGGAATCGGTACCTTCATTCTGGCCCCTGTGGTCCAGCTTTTAATTGAGCAGTTTTCCTGGCGTGGAGCTTTACTCATCCTgggaggttttgttttaaaccttTGTGTCTGTGGTGCCTTGATGCGGCCTATTGCTCTTAAGGAGGACCATAAAACTGCTCCTGAGGTTCTTGAACAGGATTACATCCCCGAAGCACAGGAACGAGACTTAAAGCGAGTGTCCCTCTGTTCACCTTTAATCAAGGCATGGTCTCACAAAAGTCTGTGCTACTGTTCATGGAAGGAGTATGACTTTTTACTGATGCCAGGCTTCATGGTGCTGGCAGTGTCAGTTTTATTTATGGCATATGGCTGTAGCCCTCTTTTTGTCTACCTAGTGCCTTACGCTTTGAGCGTTGGAGTGAGTCATCACCAGGCTGCCTTCCTCATGTCCATTCTTGGTGTGATAGACATCATTGGTAATGTCACCTTTGGATGGCTAACAGACACAAG GTGTCTGAAGAAGCATCGGCACTTTTGCTACCTTTTTGCTGTGGGAATGGATGGCCTCTGTTGTCTTTTCCTGCCAGTTCTCCAAAACTTCCCCTCTCTTGTGCCTTTCTCATTTATGTTTGGCTACTTTGATGGAGCATATGTAACACTGATCCCTGTTGTGACAGCAGACGTAGTGGGAACTTCTTCCTTATCATCAGCGCTGGGTGTTGTGTATTTTTTGCATGCCGTACCATATCTAGTGAGCCCACCAGTTGCAG gtTGGCTTGTGGACACAACTGGCAGCTATACTGCATCATTCCTCCTGTGTGGATTTTCTATGATATTTAGTTCAACATTATTGTGCTTTGCAAGACTagcaaagaaaatcaaaagaatGCATTTGAGGTCACTTACCACTGATACGGGCATGAAACAGCACATCTGGACAAACGGAGCAATAGCTTATTCTGTCGCAGCAGAATTAGACCAAAAGGACATAGAATTTTTGGCTGTGGATGCAAACAGCTACAGCAGCAGATAA
- the LOC139798305 gene encoding interferon-induced protein with tetratricopeptide repeats 5-like, which produces MSAVSKDPLKRSLLQLECHFTWNLLEQDVDLDNLEEKLDDQTEFFTSNNVLNYNLLSYICHLKNSNVEALRNLQKAEEAAKKNNPDEIDQKSLVTWGNYAWIYYHMERYEEAQTYVSKVENTCKKLSSSAEWKTHLPEIYAEQGWALLKFGRKYFERAKNCFENALKNEPNNPEFNAGYAIATYRLENLSPSAGEDGSSTLKSLKRAVELNPTDTSLMALLALQFQALGRANEGEKYIEEAMQKTPHLPYLLRYAAKFYRKKGEVGKAVKILKKSLEVTPESAFLHHQIGQCYKVMMFQQEKRYLSREEVQNLIQLSIFHFKTATEKNSKFFPAFIDLANMYAKERRYEKAEEAFQKAFQINTLFDDDKQFFYYNYGRFQLCHMKSESEAIKYYLKALKIKEESIGREKSRDSLMKLLGQRIQRGSGNATDFGTLGLVHKLNGEKQEAIKCYEKAIALCPDSEEYLNELCELKLSISN; this is translated from the exons ATGAG TGCAGTTTCCAAGGATCCATTGAAGAGGTCCCTGCTGCAGCTAGAATGTCATTTTACATGGAATTTGCTGGAGCAGGATGTGGATCTAGATAACCTAGAGGAAAAACTGGATGATCAGACAGAGTTTTTCACAAGCAACAACGTTTTAAATTACAATCTGCTATCTTATATATGCCACCTAAAGAATTCAAATGTGGAAGCCCTGAGAAATCTccaaaaagctgaagaagcagctaaaaaaaataatccagatgAAATCGACCAGAAAAGTCTTGTTACCTGGGGGAACTATGCCTGGATCTATTACCACATGGAGAGGTATGAAGAAGCCCAAACTTATGTAAGCAAAGTGGAAAACACCTGCAAAAAGCTTTCAAGTAGTGCCGAATGGAAGACTCATCTTCCAGAGATCTATGCTGAGCAAGGATGGGCATTATTAAAGTTTGGGAGAAAATACTTTGAGAGAGCAAagaattgctttgaaaatgctCTGAAGAATGAACCCAACAACCCAGAATTTAATGCTGGCTACGCAATAGCAACGTATCGTTTGGAAAACCTTTCTCCTAGCGCAGGTGAAGACGGAAGCTCAACCCTCAAATCCCTGAAGCGTGCAGTGGAACTGAATCCAACAGATACAAGCCTTATGGCATTGCTTGCATTACAATTTCAGGCCTTAGGGAGAGCTAATGAAGGGGAGAAATACATTGAAGAAGCAATGCAGAAAACCCCTCATCTTCCTTATTTACTGCGATACGCTGCtaaattttacagaaagaaaggtGAAGTGGGCAAGGCAGTGAAGATTTTGAAAAAGAGCCTAGAAGTGACACCAGAATCTGCCTTTCTGCATCATCAGATAGGACAGTGCTACAAAGTAATGAtgtttcaacaggaaaaaagatatCTATCTCGAGAGGAAGTGCAAAATCTCATCCaactttctatttttcattttaaaacagcaactgagaaaaacagtaaattttttcctgcctttatTGATCTAGCAAATATGTATGCAAAAGAAAGGAGgtatgaaaaagcagaagaggcatttcagaaagcatttcagATAAATACTTTGTTTGATGATGACAAGCAATTTTTTTACTACAATTATGGCAGATTTCAGCTTTGTCATATGAAATCTGAATCTGAAGCCATTAAGTATTatttaaaagcactgaaaattaagGAAGAGTCTATTGGAAGAGAAAAGTCCAGGGATTCTCTGATGAAATTGTTGGGTCAGCGAATTCAGAGAGGTTCAGGAAATGCAACAGATTTTGGTACACTTGGACTCGTTCATAAACTAAATGGTGAAAAACAAGAAGCAATTAAGTGCTACGAGAAAGCTATTGCATTGTGTCCTGACAGTGAAGAGTATCTGAATGAATTATGTGAGCTAAAACTTTCCATCTCAAACTAA
- the SLC16A12 gene encoding monocarboxylate transporter 12 isoform X2: MLGGLLASAGLILSSFATSLEHLYLTLGVLTGLGFALCYSPAIAMVGKYFNKRKALAYGIAMSGSGIGTFILAPVVQLLIEQFSWRGALLILGGFVLNLCVCGALMRPIALKEDHKTAPEVLEQDYIPEAQERDLKRVSLCSPLIKAWSHKSLCYCSWKEYDFLLMPGFMVLAVSVLFMAYGCSPLFVYLVPYALSVGVSHHQAAFLMSILGVIDIIGNVTFGWLTDTRCLKKHRHFCYLFAVGMDGLCCLFLPVLQNFPSLVPFSFMFGYFDGAYVTLIPVVTADVVGTSSLSSALGVVYFLHAVPYLVSPPVAGWLVDTTGSYTASFLLCGFSMIFSSTLLCFARLAKKIKRMHLRSLTTDTGMKQHIWTNGAIAYSVAAELDQKDIEFLAVDANSYSSR; encoded by the exons ATGCTCGGAGGGCTGCTTGCATCTGCTGGACTAATTTTGAGTTCATTCGCCACCAGCCTGGAACATCTCTACTTAACATTAGGAGTTCTTACAG GACTTGGGTTTGCACTCTGTTATTCTCCAGCCATTGCGATGGTGGGCAAGTAtttcaacaaaagaaaagcGCTGGCATACGGAATAGCAATGTCAGGAAGTGGAATCGGTACCTTCATTCTGGCCCCTGTGGTCCAGCTTTTAATTGAGCAGTTTTCCTGGCGTGGAGCTTTACTCATCCTgggaggttttgttttaaaccttTGTGTCTGTGGTGCCTTGATGCGGCCTATTGCTCTTAAGGAGGACCATAAAACTGCTCCTGAGGTTCTTGAACAGGATTACATCCCCGAAGCACAGGAACGAGACTTAAAGCGAGTGTCCCTCTGTTCACCTTTAATCAAGGCATGGTCTCACAAAAGTCTGTGCTACTGTTCATGGAAGGAGTATGACTTTTTACTGATGCCAGGCTTCATGGTGCTGGCAGTGTCAGTTTTATTTATGGCATATGGCTGTAGCCCTCTTTTTGTCTACCTAGTGCCTTACGCTTTGAGCGTTGGAGTGAGTCATCACCAGGCTGCCTTCCTCATGTCCATTCTTGGTGTGATAGACATCATTGGTAATGTCACCTTTGGATGGCTAACAGACACAAG GTGTCTGAAGAAGCATCGGCACTTTTGCTACCTTTTTGCTGTGGGAATGGATGGCCTCTGTTGTCTTTTCCTGCCAGTTCTCCAAAACTTCCCCTCTCTTGTGCCTTTCTCATTTATGTTTGGCTACTTTGATGGAGCATATGTAACACTGATCCCTGTTGTGACAGCAGACGTAGTGGGAACTTCTTCCTTATCATCAGCGCTGGGTGTTGTGTATTTTTTGCATGCCGTACCATATCTAGTGAGCCCACCAGTTGCAG gtTGGCTTGTGGACACAACTGGCAGCTATACTGCATCATTCCTCCTGTGTGGATTTTCTATGATATTTAGTTCAACATTATTGTGCTTTGCAAGACTagcaaagaaaatcaaaagaatGCATTTGAGGTCACTTACCACTGATACGGGCATGAAACAGCACATCTGGACAAACGGAGCAATAGCTTATTCTGTCGCAGCAGAATTAGACCAAAAGGACATAGAATTTTTGGCTGTGGATGCAAACAGCTACAGCAGCAGATAA